Proteins from one Pyrobaculum neutrophilum V24Sta genomic window:
- the cas6 gene encoding CRISPR-associated endoribonuclease Cas6, whose amino-acid sequence MRIVAVRARAGSAFAVSGFSGTVVESLVLKTLGRPDLHDARVKPFSVWPLLHRGRPVLWGAAVAPGDPVEVRVGFADDDMASQFAAAAAGGGLQLFGARLDPEAVEMRDAHHDLPQEQCFKLEFLSPLRFATPPLYRRSKPIYEFFPRPLSLFKSAVKHGRALGVTKLGAPFLRWVYTYVALTDFGCHSRCVATVKLPGGGIARGFLGWALYRAYGKRRITDLWKTIRLMETLNVGTGRSMGLGAVKATPLKCPNQQPTEKPTYPI is encoded by the coding sequence ATGAGGATAGTCGCCGTCAGAGCCAGGGCGGGGTCGGCCTTCGCCGTTTCGGGCTTCTCCGGCACCGTCGTGGAGTCCCTCGTCCTCAAGACCCTGGGCAGGCCCGACCTACACGACGCCAGGGTGAAGCCCTTCTCCGTGTGGCCCCTCCTACACAGGGGGAGGCCGGTCCTCTGGGGAGCCGCCGTGGCCCCCGGAGACCCCGTCGAGGTGAGGGTGGGCTTCGCCGACGACGACATGGCCAGCCAGTTCGCCGCGGCCGCCGCCGGCGGCGGCCTGCAGCTCTTCGGCGCCAGGCTAGACCCCGAGGCCGTGGAGATGCGCGACGCCCACCACGACCTCCCCCAGGAGCAGTGCTTCAAGCTGGAGTTCCTCAGCCCCCTGAGGTTCGCCACCCCGCCCCTCTACAGGAGGAGCAAACCCATCTACGAGTTCTTCCCCCGCCCCCTCTCCCTCTTCAAATCCGCCGTAAAACACGGCAGAGCCCTAGGCGTCACCAAGCTAGGCGCCCCCTTCCTCCGCTGGGTCTACACCTACGTCGCCCTCACCGACTTCGGCTGCCACAGCCGCTGCGTAGCAACGGTAAAGCTCCCCGGCGGCGGAATAGCAAGAGGATTCCTCGGCTGGGCCCTATACCGCGCCTACGGAAAGAGAAGAATCACAGACCTCTGGAAAACCATAAGACTAATGGAAACCCTCAACGTAGGCACAGGACGATCCATGGGCCTCGGAGCCGTCAAAGCAACCCCCCTAAAATGCCCCAACCAACAACCCACAGAAAAACCTACATACCCTATATAG
- a CDS encoding bifunctional ADP-dependent NAD(P)H-hydrate dehydratase/NAD(P)H-hydrate epimerase, whose amino-acid sequence MDAVSSLEMYVVDRNAEWLGVPRLVLMENAGAAVARNVVGRFPGARRVLVVCGTGDNGGDGYVAARHLHGAGLWVRVVGLGEPREGAARANFEAVRRLWGVELALAATPLELLALQDWFLWADVVVDAVLGTGVRGALREPHATAVDLMNAAPAPKVAVDVPSGLDPDTGEVRDRAVRAALTVTFHRPKRGLLAEGARRYVGDLVVEPIGIPPEAEVVVGPGDFAYLDFSRRADAKKGDHGRVLVVGGSLEYSGAPMYVALAALRSGVDLAAVAAPEPAAQAAKAYSPDLIAVPLEGPRLSLRHVEKVLRLAERFDVVAIGPGLGLEGETPDAVREIAARVKKPLVVDADAIKALGGSPVGGPQVVYTPHAGEFKALTGVEPPRGLRERAEAVREWAGRIGAVILLKGRYDVVSDGRRVKINATGTPAMTVGGTGDVLTGVAAAFMTKTRDPLEAAAVAAFVNGLAGEEAAAQLGFHITASDLIEKIPAVVRRYAREDITSPRP is encoded by the coding sequence ATGGACGCTGTTTCTTCCCTTGAGATGTATGTGGTGGATAGGAACGCGGAGTGGCTTGGGGTGCCGCGGCTTGTGTTGATGGAGAACGCGGGGGCGGCCGTTGCGAGGAACGTGGTTGGTAGGTTTCCGGGGGCGAGGAGGGTTTTGGTGGTGTGTGGGACGGGGGATAACGGGGGGGATGGCTACGTGGCGGCTAGGCACCTCCACGGGGCGGGGCTGTGGGTGAGGGTGGTGGGGCTTGGGGAGCCTAGGGAGGGGGCGGCTAGGGCGAATTTCGAGGCTGTGAGGAGGCTGTGGGGGGTGGAGCTGGCGCTGGCGGCGACTCCCCTGGAGCTTCTCGCTCTTCAGGACTGGTTCCTCTGGGCGGACGTGGTTGTGGACGCGGTGTTGGGGACCGGAGTGAGGGGGGCGCTTAGGGAGCCGCACGCCACCGCGGTGGACCTCATGAACGCGGCCCCCGCGCCGAAGGTGGCGGTGGACGTCCCCAGCGGGCTGGACCCGGACACGGGGGAGGTGCGGGACAGGGCTGTGAGGGCGGCCCTCACCGTCACCTTCCACAGGCCGAAGAGGGGGCTCCTGGCGGAGGGGGCGCGGAGGTACGTGGGTGATCTTGTGGTGGAGCCAATCGGCATCCCGCCGGAGGCCGAGGTGGTTGTGGGGCCGGGGGACTTCGCCTATCTGGACTTCTCCCGGAGGGCCGACGCGAAGAAGGGGGACCACGGCCGGGTGCTGGTGGTGGGTGGGTCCCTGGAGTACTCGGGGGCGCCTATGTACGTGGCGCTGGCCGCGCTGAGGTCCGGCGTGGATCTGGCGGCCGTCGCGGCGCCTGAGCCGGCGGCGCAGGCGGCTAAGGCCTACAGCCCGGACCTAATCGCCGTCCCGCTGGAGGGGCCCAGGCTCTCCCTACGCCACGTGGAGAAGGTGCTGAGGCTGGCGGAGAGGTTCGACGTGGTGGCCATCGGCCCGGGGCTGGGGCTGGAGGGCGAGACCCCCGACGCCGTTAGGGAAATAGCCGCGCGGGTCAAGAAGCCGCTTGTCGTCGACGCCGACGCCATAAAGGCCCTCGGGGGATCGCCGGTGGGGGGGCCCCAGGTGGTGTATACCCCACACGCGGGGGAGTTCAAGGCGCTGACGGGGGTGGAGCCGCCGAGGGGGCTCAGGGAGAGGGCCGAGGCGGTGAGGGAGTGGGCGGGGAGGATCGGCGCCGTTATACTGCTCAAGGGGAGGTACGACGTGGTGTCGGACGGGAGGCGGGTGAAGATTAACGCCACCGGCACCCCCGCCATGACCGTCGGGGGGACAGGCGACGTGCTCACCGGCGTCGCCGCCGCGTTTATGACCAAGACCCGCGACCCCCTGGAGGCCGCGGCCGTGGCGGCCTTCGTCAACGGGCTAGCCGGCGAGGAGGCCGCCGCCCAGCTGGGCTTCCACATCACCGCCAGCGACCTCATAGAGAAGATCCCAGCCGTCGTAAGGAGATACGCCCGAGAGGACATAACCAGCCCCCGGCCGTAG